The Rhizobium leguminosarum region AAGCCCGAGCCGCCCTTCGGCGCGCATCAGGGCGAAGATCGGTCGAGGCAGAAGATAATCCTCGAAACTGCGCCATGCCCGGCTGCCATCAACCCATATGTCGCCGGCCCGCAGGCGCTCCCGCAGGTGAACGAGCACCGCCACTTCCCAGGCCCGCAGGTCGATGGTGACACCGTCCGAGCGCACACGTCGCCGCCACTTGCGGGTCATGAACGCGAACGGCACCTGCGCGGGTAGTTTCCTGCCACTGTAGAGCGCACGCAGATGATCCACTGCCCTCAAAACCGGATCATCGGGACGAAACGACCGGAAAGAGAACGCGCCGACCATGAGCCTGCCCAGCTTTCGCAGCGATTTGTGCCGCTCTATGAGCTCATCGAATTCGTCGCTGCGATCGGGGCGCACGACGGACCTGGCTGCCGCCATGCTGGCGGTCAATCCGTCCCAGCCGAGTGAGACTGCAATTGCGGATGCGAGATCGGTGTTGCTCTCACGGGCGGCCAGAAGCGCCTCGCCAAGCTTGAGATGATCGAGCGCCACCCCATCAAGAATCTCGGCTTCTTTCAGCCGGCGTTCTGTGCGGCTCAGTTCAGCCTTGCGACGTGTGCTGCCGATCAGTTTGCAGAACATGTCGATCGCAAGGTCGGTGATTGCCGCCTGCCTCTCGATGACGAACGCCGTCAGCGTGGCGTAGCGGCGCTCGGATGTCAGGCGTCGTATCTCACGGGCATGCAGAATGCGGGCGTCCCGAGCGATGATGCCATAGCGGTTGGCATGGATCGTTTTACGCCGCTCATCGGAAATCGCCGCCGAACGCAGAACCTCAAGCCGGGCAATCAGGCCCTTGAGGTTTTTCAGTTTCGTCCCCTCCGGCGCTTCCGCAATCCAGCCGAGATGGCTCCGATCGCCGGACCGATCGATGAGAAGCTGATCAAGCGCCTCGATGGACGGTTGCTCCATGCCCCGGATCAAGCCGCGATAAGCCTGTCGTCGCGCTGCCGCCCGGCCCGCCATCGCCAGACGTATCAGCAGTTCCGGCACAGGAACGAGCAGCTTCCTCTCCTTCAAGGCTTCGATCACGGCCTTGGTGATCGGCTCGCCTTGTTCGGTCGCGGCGGCCTCGCGTGCCGCCGCGGTGATCAGGGATCGATAATCGCTCGCCCGGACGGGCTGGAGATCCAGTGCGACGACAATCTCCCGCGTATGTTCTCGACGGGTTTCCTCCCGCTGGGCATAGAGTGCGAACACCGCAGCGTCGATGCCGAGCTGGTCGGCGACAACGGAGATGACCGCCTGAGGCGGAACTTCCCCAGCGCGGAGCGGACGACCGAGGTCACGCACCAGGGCGAGTTGGATGGCAAAACCCAGACGATTATTCGATCGGCGATGCGCCCTGGCGAAAGCGATGTCCTCAGCGGACAGCGCATAGCGCGCAAGCGCCTCTTCATAAACGTCGGGTGGGTCGAACAGAACGGTACGTGACTGCGCGTCGAGGAAGGCCATCGGTCACACCGCTCTCAAACTGGGGGAGCAGGCTCATCTTCTTTGCCCGGTCCGGTCCATCCTGTTCGCCGCAATGTGTCGATGAGCGTCGAGCGCGGCACCTTGAATGTCCGACACACCGACGCCTTGCTGGCGCCGGCTTCCAGCGCCGCCAGAATCTGCTCGACCTTTTCGGTGTCGATCGTCGGTGGCCTGCCGCCCTTGCGACCGCGCCGGCGTGCCGCCGCCAGACCAGCGTTGACCCGCTCCGTGATCAGCACTCTCTCGTATTCGGCAAGCGTGCCAAACAGGTTGAACAGGAATGCGCCGTGCGAATTCGTCGTATCGATCGCTTCCGTCAACGAGCGGAAGGCGACCCCGCGTATCTTCAGATCCTCGACGAGCCGGATCAGGTGGGAGAGTGACCGGCCCAGACGGTCGAGCTTCCAAACGACTAGGACGTCACCTTCGCACAATTCTGCAAGGCAAGCCTTCAGCCCCGGCCGATCGTCGCGCGCGCCCGAAGCACGATCCTGATGCAGGTGACGCTGATCGACCCCGGCCGCAAGCAGGGCGTCGCGCTGCAAGGCAACCGACTGCCGCTCATCACTGCTCGATACCCGCATGTAACCAATCAACATGCACGACAAACCTCAAATTCCGAGTTGCCGCACAGTCTCACATTCCGACAGGGTTTGTCGCGTAAATAATTGCCCGGTCACCCCGTCGATTTCGACGCGCCGAACCGCTACGCGGAAATCATCTGTTTTCCGTCACACGAAAAATCTCTTAGCGGGTATTATTGCAGAGATTCCCACGGAGCCCCTTGTTGAGGGAAGTAAGATAGTCGAGCGTGCCGACGACGGCGTCATTTTCAAGATCGGGCTTGCCGTCCTTCATCATCGAGGCGCCGGAGGCCCAGAC contains the following coding sequences:
- a CDS encoding Tn3 family transposase — encoded protein: MAFLDAQSRTVLFDPPDVYEEALARYALSAEDIAFARAHRRSNNRLGFAIQLALVRDLGRPLRAGEVPPQAVISVVADQLGIDAAVFALYAQREETRREHTREIVVALDLQPVRASDYRSLITAAAREAAATEQGEPITKAVIEALKERKLLVPVPELLIRLAMAGRAAARRQAYRGLIRGMEQPSIEALDQLLIDRSGDRSHLGWIAEAPEGTKLKNLKGLIARLEVLRSAAISDERRKTIHANRYGIIARDARILHAREIRRLTSERRYATLTAFVIERQAAITDLAIDMFCKLIGSTRRKAELSRTERRLKEAEILDGVALDHLKLGEALLAARESNTDLASAIAVSLGWDGLTASMAAARSVVRPDRSDEFDELIERHKSLRKLGRLMVGAFSFRSFRPDDPVLRAVDHLRALYSGRKLPAQVPFAFMTRKWRRRVRSDGVTIDLRAWEVAVLVHLRERLRAGDIWVDGSRAWRSFEDYLLPRPIFALMRAEGRLGLAIPDSFAEWRAERTATLDAKLKELARAAAANAIPDAAISDKGLSVSPIREEERDRIVALSRRLYILVPRIRITSLLAEVHSWTRFLDSFTHYRTGETANDEAALMAAILADATNAGAERMAESSRGVTIHQMMLMVDRHLRSETYATATAVLVDAQQAHPFAEVWGDGHISSSDGQFFPAGGRGEASLEYNAKYGKRPGASVYGFLSNRFASFFSRMIQASESEAPYVLDGLLHNESSVEIHEHATDTAGATETTFAMFHGFGYRLIPRIRNLGNRRLFVIDPDPAYEPLGALIAGTVNMDVIEQHWNEVLRLKASIGAGLVPPSVILKKLAASPRQNRLNQALREMGRIERSIFICDWLLDTKLRRRSHAILNKGESRHALARAVFLHQLGELRNRVAETLAYRASGLNLVVNAIILWNTVYLSRAVDYVRTQGIDIPAELLSQVAPLPWAHIALTGDYLWNEIDRPLERFRPIRANRFNPNNFG
- a CDS encoding recombinase family protein — its product is MLIGYMRVSSSDERQSVALQRDALLAAGVDQRHLHQDRASGARDDRPGLKACLAELCEGDVLVVWKLDRLGRSLSHLIRLVEDLKIRGVAFRSLTEAIDTTNSHGAFLFNLFGTLAEYERVLITERVNAGLAAARRRGRKGGRPPTIDTEKVEQILAALEAGASKASVCRTFKVPRSTLIDTLRRTGWTGPGKEDEPAPPV